ACTGATATCGGCTGAAGTTTGACCTTCAATATTGCCATTAAGCATTAGTTGCGGCACGGTATTTACATACTGGGCAGCACTGACTTTAATATATACAGCGGTGTTACCCGGCTGAGCCTTCTCATTGGAAAAAGCACCGCTTCTGAAAAAAACAAGCAATCCAATAATCAGCACAATTGGGATTGCCCAATACTTTAACTTGAAACCTTTCATTTACTCTGCCTCCCCAAATTTTCTTAAGTCTAGCTGTTTAACTTACTCAAGACATACCTACCAGTCGGTATGTTCTGAAAGCAACAATCTCACACTCTCTAAGTATACTATGCCTTAATTAGCAACCACAGACTATCCATTACCTTGCTCCGCACATTCGAATCATTTAAGCTGAAACTTAGAGTATTTTGGCCGCTCATGACTGACAAAATAAGTATTGCCAACGTCTGAGTCTCAATATCGGTTCTAATCTCGCCATTATCCTGGGCTGACTTAACCTTCTGCTCTATCTCCCGCAGGAGTTTCAGATGATTACGGTCAAGTCGTTCCTGAAAGCCCGGAAAGCTGTGGATTACCTCAAGGGCAAGGCTGGCGTGATTATCGCGGTAGCAGCCCGGTTCGATATCAAGCAGACGCTCAAGGAATATTTCAAATTCCCTGTCAACTATAATAGTGTTTAGGGTAGCTTGCAAACTCCTTGAACTGCCAAATAGCTCGACATACTTTGCTTCAAACCGTTCAAATAAATAATGGATCGCTGCTTGCAGTAAGGACTCTTTACTGTCGAAATAATGATAGATACCACCTTTAGTGATACCGGCCGCCTTGGCCACATCGACAAGCGATACATTTTTATACCCATTTAACAAAAACAAGCGTAAAGCAGTAATTGTAATATTATCTTTAGTCAAAGCCAACATCTCCTCCCAACAAACCTACCGGACGGTATGTTTTAATTATCACAGAACTTTGCTTTGCTGTCAACGGAAATATCCCGCCCAACACCCTCGTCTGTGGTAAATTAAGCTAAAGGTCCCAGTTTCTTATTCCCTTGCTATTCGTCCAGTAGCGCTGTTTCGATTCTTTGCGGCTAACACTGCACCAAGTATTATCAGCAGAATACCGGTGACAAGGAAAACTGGCCTAATCCCCAGCCAAGAACTGACTGCACCGCCAATAAGCGGCCCCGTCATTGAACCTAGCTGGTTGGCAGTAGTCATGAGGCCAAATAGCCGTCCCTTAAAATTCTCATCAGCATAAGTTACGGCAATAGTGTTGATTGCCGGATACACGCCAACGATAAACAGACCGAACAGACACTGTAGTATGCTGAACTTGTAAATATCATCCGCAAAATACTGCAGCGCGTTGAAAAAACCTGCGCACATAAACCCGACAACTAATGTATTATAAAAGCCTCGCCGCTGTCCAAGCTTTCCCCATAACGGCGCCGATATCGCCCCGGCAACGCCGGCTAAACTAATAACAATACCCGATGTTAAACCGGCAGTTTCTACTTTTCCGATTAATTCTGCGATGTATAAAGCAATAAGCGGCTGCAGCGCCATACTGGCGACTTGGACGGAAAACAATAACGCTAGCATCTGGACAATCTTCGAATTACCGAAAGCAATCCTAAAATCATCAATTATGCTGCCTTCGCTTGGTGCTGCTTGGTTTTCAGGTTCAACAACCAAGAATTTCACTAATATTGTCCCTAAAAATATCGCTGTTCCAGCGACTACAAAAGACATTCTCATTCCAAAGACATGCGAAAGACTGCCACCAATCAGCGGACCGATAATACCGCCGATTAAAATCGCGGTTTGCACAATTCCTAAACTAAACCCCATTTTATCAATTGGCGCCGACGATGCAACGATCGCCATTGACGCAGGAATAAATCCATTAGCAAAACCCTGCAGAATCCTTACGATTAAGAGTTCATATGGATTTGTTACAAAAGCGCCGATAAAATATACCACCGCCAAACTAATTCCTGCCCGCAAAACCATCTTGCGTTTCCCGGACTTGTCAGCCCGCCGCCCCCAATATGGAGCCATTACTGCCGCAACAAAGAATGTCACCGAAAATACCATTCCTGACCACATATGAACATTCTGAGCGCTTACGCCAATCTCAAGCAAAAATAACGGTAAAAAAGGAATTACCATTGTATAGCTGGATGCCGAAAGCATTGCGCCTAAACACAAAACCCAAAGGTTACGCTGCCAATTCAAATTACCACTCCTAGCAGGCGGCTGACTATCCAAAAGCGGATAGCCAAGTCTCAATCCTCATAATATTAACTTTAGTTTGTAGAATCCCCTGCCTATTCATCAATAAATCTCCCAAAAGCGGCCGGCCACGTTCCAGAGGACGTGGCCGCTCGCTTTATATTTTAGTTATCGATGTGTAATTGTCAGCTTATTTTTACCTAAGACTTTGCCTTTTTGATCAACAAAGGTGATGTCTACGCCGCCCCAGATATCGAATACGCTGCGATCAATCAGAACATAATCGGATGGATAAGTTAACATCATAGTGACCATTTCATCCGGCCGCGGGCTTTTAGTCCGCACTTGGACGGTCATTTTATTGCCGGCTATCGTTACCTTTTCAATGCCGATTCCGTGACTGCCTGACGTACCGCCAAGGTAGGCAAAGAGAGCAACTTTGTTATTAAAATCTACATCTTTAAGTTTTTGTAGCGCCGCCTCCGGGATTCGCTTGTCTTGCTTTAGCTGCGCCTCATAGTCGACGATTGTCGCAAAAGCCATGTCCTTTGGATAATATTCTTTGAGCCATTTCCAACCGGTAAACTTGTCTGTCTCAAATAGGACCTTTTCGCTCGGTACCGGCGTCGGGACAGTCACCGGTGGCTTTTTGCCGACTACTTTATAAGTTGTCCAAATAGCATCACCGCCGCCAAACGGACGAACGATAATCATAGTGTAAAGTTTGCCGTCATGATTGACTTCAATGTCAATTTGACCGTGGCGGGCTATTGTACTGCTACTGAGCTTTCTAACAACTGTATAAGTGTCCGTATCATCAAATCCGTAGCTGCGGCCTTCAGTCTTGGCAACCTTGAGCGGATCAAGACGCCATAACTCACGGCCGGCGTCAACATTCTGCTGCCATCTTACTACTTTATCGTAGTCTAGCCCTTCCACACCGGGACCGACGTCAATCTTGCCGTTCTTGTTACTGTCAGCCTTTGTCGTTACGCTTACTTCTTTTATCGAATTTACCTGCCACACTTTGTTGGTGCCAGGGCCTGTCGGCTCGATCTTACTATCATTAGAGGCAATTGTAACTTCGGCTATCAGTTCACCCTCTATTGATAACTCCGGCTAGAATTGTTGCTCCTGCTATTACTGAAACTATTGCTTTATATCTTTTATTCATGTTGCAATCTCCTCTCCTTTACGCTAAAAAACGACTAGGCGTCCAATAGGTAACGGGTTATTCCTTGCCACTTTCTTCCGTCTCTTCAGTTTCGACTAATGAATCAGCAATTTCTTGCAATTCTTCTTTAGAAAGTTCGCCTTCAACAGTAACCTCATATTCATCTTTGGCTGCAGTAATTTTGTTGGCGGACTCTTTAGATGCCTTCATTTCCTTGCCATCCTCCGCAGCTTCTTCCTTCATGACGGCAACGCTGGCTGCATTATCAGTTTCAGGGGCGCCGCTGCCCTTAGCTTTTTGCGTTATTGTTACCTCTTTATCGTTCTCAAACGCATAAACCTGCTTAATAAAACCGGTATCATCATCGACACTAAGTGCCTTGGCATCTTTGCCCGGGATTGCTAAAACCCGAGCTTGTTTCACATCGGTAGAACGTGCTGCTGCCACACCGGCCTCCTGTCCTGCAAGGGCAGGTGCTTGTTTAGTGGCTTGCGGATTAGGTTGTTTTTCTGTACGCACTGCAGCCCGATTAGAAACAATTTCCTGGGACTGCATAGCGCTATTAGGAATATCAGCTTTTTTGCTAATATTCGTCTGCGTACCACCAAGACTGCCTGGTGCAGTATTGGTCTGCGGCAGGACCTCAGAAATCTGAACTTGCGGCGGCAGCTGCTGTTCGGTTTTATCCGGAACTGCCGGCATAAAGTTAGTCACTGCGACTAGCAGAACAGCGGCTGCCAAACCGGCAGCACCGGAGTAAAGCCAGCCAAAGCGTGGTTTGGATTGTTTAACTTTAGACTCAGCTTTAAGTTCTCGGGCAATATAATCAATAGTCTCTGGCGTTGGCTTTGACTGACCGGCTGCCTGTTTTACCATCGAAGCAACATCAGCCAGTTCCTGCAGTTCAGCATCATTGGTCACCAACTGCTCTTTATTATTTAAAGCATCGATTAGCATAGATAACTGCTCCGCTTTTATCTCTTCTCTATCGATTGGCATTTACAGCACCCCCTTCTATAATTCCATGTTCAATACACATTTTTCGCAAATTCTTTAATGCTCGCTGTTGCAGCATTTTGAGCGCTGGTTCAGTCTTGCCCATAATATTAGCAGCTTCTCTAACCGATAACCCAGCCACAATCCTTAACTCGACCGCCTGACGCTGGTCACTCGGCAGCGAACCTATTAGCTTGGCAATTTCATGCTGCTGTTCGGCGCTTATGGCCGCGTCTTCCGGTCTATCTGCCGTATCTGAAAACGGTTCCTGATATTCACCAATATCGACCATCTGAGGCGCTCGTCCTTTCTTGCGCCAAAAATCTGTTATAAGATTAACAGCAATCCGGCCTAAGTACGTTTTAAATGAAGCCCCGGTATCATGGTAGCGTTCTAGAGAGCGAAAAGCGCGCAAAAAGGTGTCTTGGGTCAATTCTTGAGCATCTTCACTATTGCCGACCTTATAGCAAACCAGCCGGTAAACCGGCTGCCAATACTTTTCAATTAATATATTAAGCGCCTCGCGGTCACCGTTTTTGGCGTCCAATATCAAGGCTTGATCATTTTTCACCGCGGGCTCACCAACTTTCTAAGCTTGTAGCTATTATATTAACGCCTGATATTTATAAAAGGTAACGGTCTTTGAAAGATTTTATGTTACCCTATTTTGGCATTTATAATTCACAGTTATAACTAAACTTTCCAAGAAGCTCAAAGCAGCGGCTTTCCACTAAGAAAGTCCCGCTGCTTTTTTATAAGTTACTCATTAGACACCGGTAGATAAATGTAAAAACTGCTGCCGCTGTCAACCTTGCTGCGAACCTCTACTTTTCCCCCATTTGCTAAGGTATTATCTTATTATAAGTCAAAATTATGTAGAAATTGCGAATTAAAAATGCCCAGCACCTTAGATGCTCGGCATTTTTCTGATATACCTAAACTCATTTATCGATTATTTGACGAATCGAGCACTCACCGAACCCAGCCGGTCAAAGGTTGCTCTTACAGAATCCCCGGCCTCTACACCACAGGCTGCAATTAAAGAGCCTGATATTACTATATCGCCTTTGCGCAGTGTTACACCATAGCTGGAAAGCTTATTGGCCAGCCAGGCAACGGCTGCTGCGGGATGGCCGAGAACGGCTGCTCCGGCGGCAGTGCTAATAACTTCACCACTTTTTTCAAAAACCAAACCGGTATAACGAAGATCAATATCCGCAACAGGAGTTAGTGCGCCGCCCAACACCACCTTACCGATGGAAGCAATATCAGCGACAGTATCTTGGATTTTGATTGCACCCGGCTCATAACGACTGTCAATGATCTCCAGACAGGGCATAACACCGGCTGTTGCTCTAAGGACGTCCGCCACTGTAACGCCGGGACCTTCTAATGGTCTTTTAAGTATAAAAGCTATTTCGGCCTCTACTTTAGGTGCCTGACATTCCGACATTTTAATCGGTTCATTTTCAGTAATAACCATATCATCCAGTATGTAGCCATAGTCGGGTTCATACACATTATAAATATGCTGCATAGCCTTGCTGGTCAGACCGATTTTAGCCCCTACGACCTCGCGGCCATCGGCCTCGCGCAGTTTCCGTCCCGCAAGCTGAATGGCATAAGCTTCATCGACCGTAATATCAGGATATTGGATTGTAAGCTGTTTAATAGGGTTACCGGTTTTCTCAGCTTGGTACAGCTCCTCAGCTATTTTATCAATTACACTAAGATCCATACACAAATCATCTCCTTCTCCCAATAGAAGTTGCGCACCTGGACATTTTTACCACAATTATAATTATATCTCATCTTATAAATTTAAGCTACACGCTGTCACGGGGACATTTTAGTGTATTTCTTGGGAAACTTTATTACGATACTCCTGCACTTCACTAGTTAATTTGTAATCGTTCTTTTGAAGTACTTCAAGATATCCGATCATCGCCTTCGAAAAGCTGCCATTATTAGCATCAAATGCAGTCTCTAAATAGGTTTCCTTGGCTTCATGATTCATCTGCTTGGTATCATAACTAAATAGCGGCGTGTTGTTCCCGCCATACATAGCAAACACTGCATAGCGTTTAAGCTGACACCGCATATCTTCGATCTTAGCTGAACTGCTGTATTCCTTAATAAAGCGTTCCTGGGCTTGGGCGCGCTTGAGTATCTCCTCCCAGCTTATAACGAGCGCGGCATCTTTTATCGGCGTCTTATCTGATTCGACCGCCATTATATCGATAAATGCCGCAATATCAGACGTGACATTGGAACGATATTTCTTATAGAAAGAATAGTCAATAACAGGGTAGTACATGCCCTCAGCTGTTTCAATTTTATAGCCGCTGTTCTTTGTCGCAAGCAGCAAATCTTTTACCTGTTGATTTTGGATACTATTAATATAGCCGTCATCTAAGCCGACTTTGTAACCCTTCATCACGACTTTCTGAACAGCTTCATTATCAAACTGCTCTTGCGTTTTATTTAATTTGTCATTTTGGACTTTCTCGAGGCCAATTATCATAGCTGAAGCGTTCGGCTTCGAAACAACAGTAATATTGCCATCAATGAACTTTATAATCTCCGGAATAGTTACATCGGTTGTCTGTAAAAGCGCATTATAGTTATCCATAACAGCCTTCTCTTTATTTTGCGCTTCAATCTGCTGCTGAGACTGTTCATTAGGCGGGTTGGGCGGATTATTGGCGCAGCCGCCGAATACAAAAGCCATAGCAATAATCAAAGTACCACTTGCAAATTTTTTAATAAGCTTAAACACTTTAGACCTCCATATAAAGATTATCTACGCTACATTTAACGTTATTTTCACCGTAAGGTAACGCCTATATTTAATCTATTTTAAATCCCCTCCTGGACATACTGCCCATTTATCTACTCAATAAATAAACGCTCCCTAAAAACATCTTGACGATATCTAGATTGTCGGTTATGCTATCTATGGAATCGATAGATAATATACCGAGGTGTTTAGATATGAGTAATTTAACTGAATTGTTTTGGCAGGCTTCCCTACAGGAAATCAAACATGGCTATATTTATCAGCAAGATAGCGACGAATTCGTCTGTCTTATCTGCGGCGAAAGTTTTGCGAACGGAGTCATCTACCCCTACAATGACAAGCTGTACGAGGCCAAAAAGTATATTACTATGCATATCGCTGAACAGCATGGCTCGACCTTCCAAGTTCTTCTTAACCTCGACAAAAAGCTGACCGGTTTAACTGATCATCAGAAAACAATTCTTGAGCTGTTCTATCAAGGCCACAGCGACAACGACATAGCAAAAGCAACTAATACAGGCAGCACGTCAACCATTCGCAACCACCGTTTTTCGCTCAGGGAAAAACAAAAACAAGCCAAAATCTTTTTGGCCATTATGGAATTGCTTGGTGAGCACACGCCTAAGCGACAGGCCTTCATCGAAATCCCCCGGACCGCTAAGCATGTCGATGACCGCTTCGCGATAACCGAAGAAGAAAACGCCAAAATATTATCAACCTACTTCAAACAAGGTTTGAATGGCCCCCTCGAATTATTTCCACTTAAGGAGAAAAAACGGGTTGCTATCTTAAGACATTTGTTAAAAAACTTCGAAACTAACAAGAAGTATACCGAAAAAGAAGTAAACGCCATCTTAAAACCGTTCTATGATGATTATGTTCTGTTGCGCCGACTATTAATTGAATATGGTTTCATGGATCGGACTCGTGACGGTAGTGCTTACTGGGTTAAAAGCTAGCCCGAACAAAAAGACTGGAGGCATACAATGGATAGAAAAAAGCAACTTAAGTTAGAATACAAAGAAACGCCGCGCCCAATGGGAGTATTTCAAATTAAAAATAACGCTAACGGTAAAATATTTATTGATAGCAGCATGAATTTACCCGGCAGTTTTAATGGACAACGTTTTCAACTAAATATGAACGGCCATAGCAATAAGCAATTACAGCAAGACTGGAATACCTATGGCCCCGATGTCTTTACCTTTGAAATACTGGAAAAAATTAACCCGGATAAAATTGCCAAAGATGATTGGCGCGAGGCCGTTTCTAACCTTAAAGCCAAATGGCTGGATAATCTACAGCCTTATGATGAGAAAGGCTATAATAAGCCAAAAATTCAAGATAGCCCTGCTAAAGCAAAATGAAGTGAAAAAGAGTTGCAGCATCGTGCTGCAGCTCTTTTTTTCGTCATATATGTAACGACATTTACTTATAGATGGAGACTTAATTCAGATGGCGTTTTTAACACTACCTGAATTCTAGTCATCGGATAAATCTTACATAAATCATTGCTAATTAGCTTCCAAACGCGCCCTTACTTGCATATTATGTAGAAACAAGGTATGAAAGGAGCAGTGAGAATGTCAAAAAAACCTTACTGGGAGCCATGCGGTCCCTGTGAATGGGATGATGATTATGATGACTTCGGACTTGAAAATGACGGGGTACTTACTACCGCTGAGGCAGGGTTAAAGGCCTGTTTCCGTATGCTTTGGGAGCAGCATGTATATTGGACGAGGATGACTATTATCAGTATTGTTTTTAATTTACCTGATTTAGAAGCTACGACCAACCGCCTGCTCAGAAATGCTCCAGATTTTGCGAAAATATTCAGATCTTTCTACGGTCGGAGAACTGCCGCTGAAATTGAACGTTTGTTTACTGACCACCTCACTATTGCGGCAGCCCTTGTAACAGCCGCCAAAGCAGGCGATACCAGGGCTGCACAAGCTGCGGAAAGACGTTGGTATCAAAACGCCGATGATATTGTCGATTTATTAAACGAAATCAACCCCCATTGGCCGGTTGACGAAATGCGCAGAATGTGGCGTGAACACTTGAGGCTTACTAAATCCGAGGCCGTCCAAATGATTAATAGGAATTACACTAAGAGTATCGCGATATTTGATAAAGTTGAGATTCAGGCACTGATGATGGCTGATGCTTTTTCGAATGGGATTATTCAGCAGTTCCCAGAAAAATTTTAATACCCTTGACTAATAAAAGAGCTGCAAAATTAATGCAGCTCTTTACACATACTATCCTTGGACAGCTATTTGAATCTGGTTTCTCCCCTGTTGCTTGGCGTTATATAACGCGTCATCAGCGGCTTCGATAAGCTGCTGCGGCGTCGTTTGCGGTGAGGGCACGATATTTGCCACACCGATGCTTACCGTAACGATTGCTGAAACGGGCGACCGGCAATGCGGTATCTTCAAATTAGAAACCGCTGTTCGAACATTTTCGGCAACCGATATTGCATATTTTAGTTCTGAGCTTGCTAAAACAACCGCAAATTCCTCGCCCCCGTAGCGAGCCGCCAGCTCAAACGGTCCGCTGACTGATGATTGAATAGCCTTGGCGACTTTTTTCAAGCATTGATCTCCGGTCAAATGACCATAGTTGTCGTTATATAGCTTAAAGCAATCAATGTCAACCATAATCAACGCTAGCGGTTGGCCGTTTTTTAACCCCTGCCGCCAAGCGGCATCAAGAAATTCATCAAACCAGCGTCTATTAGCAATGCCGGTAAGGCCATCAAGCGAAGTTAGCCTGCGCAATTCGGTTTCGCGCGCTTTGCGCTGATCCATTTCACTTTTCATCTTGAGGACCGACCTAACCCGCGCCACTAACTCTACCTTTTTTAACGGCTTAGTAATAAAATCGGTAGCACCGGCGGCGAACGCTCGTTCAAGGTTTTCTACTTCCCCGCTGGCCGTCACCATAATAATTGGTATATCTTTGAACACCTCATCTTGTTTAAGCATAAGACAAGCTTGAATCCCATCCATTTTCGGCATAACTAGGTCCATCAAAATCAAATCCACTTTATTTTGACTATCTGTTTGCTGATTTGCTAAAATCCTCATTGCGTCGGCCGCTGACTGGGCAAGGATTATGTCAGAATAACCTTTCTCCTCTAACAACGCCTTAACCAGCAAACGGCTGTCTGTTGAATCATCGACAACCAAGATTGACATATCCCCGCCTCCTTTCGACCTTATTCGTATGCGATTTCAACACTCTCCAAATATGCCTTTAATTCTGAGACTAACTCACTTGCCTTTTGAGAATCATGAGTTTTGGCAGCCTGCTGAATAGCAGTGCCTAAATCGGTTATTACCGGGAAACCGTAACCGCCCCCTATACCTTTTAAAGTGTGGCCTATAACCGCAATTTTCTCAAAATCGCCCTGCTGTAAAGCAGTAGTAAGCTGAATAATATCATTGCTTCGATTCGCTAAAAAACCGGGTATCAGGTGAGCTAACTCTTGATCAATAAGGACCCTGTTTGCCGTCATGAGCTACCTCCATAATAATTTACTTTTTTGTATATTCTATGATAGATTTACGTAAAGTGTCCTTCTTAACCGGTTTTGCGATATGGCTGTCACACCCGGCGTCCAAGCATTTTGCCACGTCACTGCTTAAGGCATAAACTGTTAAAGCTATTATTGGTATATGTTTCATACCCTCTTGCTTTTCTAGTTGCCGAATCTGTCTTACGGCGGTATAACCGTCCATAACCGGCATTTGCATATCCATCAGGATAAGGTCGTACTGATTTGCTTTGAATTTGTTTACAGCCTCTTGACCGTTCTCAGCTGTTTGAATAGTGTAAGGGAGTTTTTTGAGAAATGCTTGAATCAGCATCCGGTTATCCGGGGAATCGTCAACCAATAAAATTTTCAGCCGCTTAACCTCTTCCGGCCCTACTGCCATTTCCTGTTCTTGCACCGGTAGCAAAGTTTTCGGGGTTTTCTCGAGCGCTAAAAGAATCATCTGGAGCAATTCGGCCCTTTTTACCGGTTTTATCAGATAACCGTTAATGCCTAATTCAGCACACCTTGCCATGTCACCCCTACATGTGGTAGAAGTGATCATCATAATAGTAACACCGGCATAACTTGGGTCATTCTTTATCCGCTCTGCAACCTCAAAACCATCCATCTCAGGCATGCAGGCATCTAATAAAACGAGTTTAATCGGATTACCTTGCTGATTTGCTTTACGCATCTCGGCCAATCCGGCCAATCCGCTCGCTGCTTCAATTATTTGCGCACCCCAGGTAAGTAATGTCTCGCGTAAAATCATCCGGTTAGTTTCGTTATCGTCAATAATTAATACCCGCAGACCCCTGACATCTTTGGCGCATGTTCTTAATGCTACTTTAGTTTCTTGGATAGTGAACGGAATGATGACGCGGAAAACACTTCCCTGCCCTACTATGCTATCTACTGTTATTGAGCCGCCAATTATTTGAACAATTCGCTTTGTAATTGCCAGGCCGAGACCTGTACCGCCATAGCGGCGCGTAACTGAAGCGTCAACCTGGGTAAATGGGTCGAAGATCTCGTTTATCTTGTTAGCCGGAATGCCGATACCTGTATCTCGAACGGTAAAGGCAATTTCCTGTTTATTACCTGCTATCGGGCTGCAGCTTACCTCAAGCACCACCTCGCCTTTTTCCGTGAATTTAACGGCATTGCCTAACAAGTTGGAGAGTACCTGTCGCAAACGGCCGGCGTCACCCAGCAGATTTAAGGGTACGGTTGACTCAATCCGGCAAGCCAGCTCAATTCCTTTCTCATGCGCCCGAACGGCAAAAACCTCACAGGTTTTCTCGACAATCTCCTCTAAGTCAAAAGCACTATTATCTAATTCAAGATACCCTGTCTCGATTTTTGATAAGTCTAAGATGTCATTAATAATACAAAGCAGGTTTTCACCGGCTGAGCGGAATACCCGTACATACTGCTCCTGCTCCGGCGTCAAATTTGTGTCCCACAATAGTTCAGCCATCCCGATAATTGCATTCATCGGCGTGCGGATTTCGTGACTCATGATTGCCAAGAACTGCGACTTAGCTACCGAGGCCGCCAGAGCAGCATCACGGGCACTGACTAAATGACTGTTCACCTGGTGAAGCTCTTCGGTTTTTGCCTTAACCGTTTCAACCATGCTGTTATACGCCAAACATAATTCGCGCAGTTCCTCGGGCGCTTTGTCAATGATTTTCTGATCAACCCTATGATAATAGTCTCCTTGCTGCAGCGACTGTAAGCTGGCAATCAGCCCGGTAACCGAAGACTCTACCTTTTTCGACAGCATTAACGTTATTGGTATCGACCCTAGCAAAATTGCCATAAAAATTACTATCATCGATGTTAAATCATTTTGAAACGGTCCGAAAACCTCTTCTTCGTCTACTTTGCCGACAAGCAGCCATTTTTGTCCCTCGAGCCAGCGATAAGCGCCGATTACCGTCTTGCCGCGATAGTCCTTATAAATGGCGACTCTTTCATTAGAGTCTTCTTTACCAGGAAAAGTTCGAATATCTTGTTTCAGATTCATAATCGTTGTTTTTTCAACAATACCATCTTTAATTAATTGTGGAGTAAAGCGCGATTCGGTAAGGACAACTCCATCGCTATTAAGTAAAATAGTCTCACCTGTTTTGCCGGAACGAAAACTGCTGATGATAGCTTTAATTTTGTCTAATTTCACAGCCCCCAAGACAGCCCCTTTAAACTCGCCATCATCACCAAATACCGGTGAAGAAAAGATTACGACAGGTTCCCCAGCACCCGCTCCCGGAGATTCATGCACCCCACTAATATAGTCGCGACCTTTTTTCGCCTCTTGGAAACTAGTGCGATCAGCGATATTCATGTTGATATACTGGCCTGTACCTTCAACTATCAGGTTACCGTTTTTATCGGCATAGCCGATATTAATAAAATCTTCGCGCGATCCCATATGGTTATAGATCCGCTCTTGAATAGCC
The nucleotide sequence above comes from Veillonellaceae bacterium. Encoded proteins:
- a CDS encoding response regulator → MNKIFNLQTLRGKLRLWGLILVLLPSILLMAIFIYHSLLNTTKSIYSSLNSVITIQEQTINRWFEERSAEIRAVAGWRDIKEQDLPAIQERIYNHMGSREDFINIGYADKNGNLIVEGTGQYINMNIADRTSFQEAKKGRDYISGVHESPGAGAGEPVVIFSSPVFGDDGEFKGAVLGAVKLDKIKAIISSFRSGKTGETILLNSDGVVLTESRFTPQLIKDGIVEKTTIMNLKQDIRTFPGKEDSNERVAIYKDYRGKTVIGAYRWLEGQKWLLVGKVDEEEVFGPFQNDLTSMIVIFMAILLGSIPITLMLSKKVESSVTGLIASLQSLQQGDYYHRVDQKIIDKAPEELRELCLAYNSMVETVKAKTEELHQVNSHLVSARDAALAASVAKSQFLAIMSHEIRTPMNAIIGMAELLWDTNLTPEQEQYVRVFRSAGENLLCIINDILDLSKIETGYLELDNSAFDLEEIVEKTCEVFAVRAHEKGIELACRIESTVPLNLLGDAGRLRQVLSNLLGNAVKFTEKGEVVLEVSCSPIAGNKQEIAFTVRDTGIGIPANKINEIFDPFTQVDASVTRRYGGTGLGLAITKRIVQIIGGSITVDSIVGQGSVFRVIIPFTIQETKVALRTCAKDVRGLRVLIIDDNETNRMILRETLLTWGAQIIEAASGLAGLAEMRKANQQGNPIKLVLLDACMPEMDGFEVAERIKNDPSYAGVTIMMITSTTCRGDMARCAELGINGYLIKPVKRAELLQMILLALEKTPKTLLPVQEQEMAVGPEEVKRLKILLVDDSPDNRMLIQAFLKKLPYTIQTAENGQEAVNKFKANQYDLILMDMQMPVMDGYTAVRQIRQLEKQEGMKHIPIIALTVYALSSDVAKCLDAGCDSHIAKPVKKDTLRKSIIEYTKK